A stretch of the Heterodontus francisci isolate sHetFra1 chromosome 10, sHetFra1.hap1, whole genome shotgun sequence genome encodes the following:
- the LOC137374107 gene encoding transcription elongation factor A N-terminal and central domain-containing protein isoform X3, giving the protein MNDLKEVIYRAHQIEKLISENSIQEIKYLLNDFEGIPVTPEILQETDLVKAVYRVLKTCPEADTRRKARNLLSVWKKLYRSSGLQEKHQEDSLYATSQEKSEKPNKINEGIVKSGYEVGGTDSVSGNPAQQLEDIQRVMGTQIIHNLPTNELLKETHNEKQLSTDKGSVVIGYDATPKKQHALDIQAIRAKCVELLLQALTGSETADATMVEMWQRIAKEVEQCIYTLNMKNDKRYKACIRSKIANLRNPQNPYLRQKILSGEVTPQMFAEMSVMDMASEELKQLRALYTTSRLQDHQLPHGLEGTKTSKIKCKRCEKFNCTVTAIARGTLFIPGWVCSGNSDEQMMTFVICNECGEKWYNNGWISV; this is encoded by the coding sequence ATGAATGATCTGAAAGAGGTGATCTATAGAGCACATCAGATTGAGAAACTCATTTCAGAAAACAGCATCCAGGAGATAAAGTACCTTTTGAATGATTTTGAGGGTATTCCAGTCACCCCTGAAATTCTACAGGAGACTGACCTTGTTAAAGCTGTGTATAGAGTTCTAAAGACTTGCCCTGAAGCAGATACCAGGAGGAAGGCACGGAACCTACTGTCTGTATGGAAGAAGCTTTACAGGAGCAGCGGTTTGCAGGAAAAACATCAAGAAGACAGTCTCTATGCTACCAGCCAAGAAAAGAGTGAGAAGCCTAATAAAATCAATGAAGGGATAGTAAAATCTGGATATGAGGTAGGTGGAACTGATTCTGTGTCTGGAAACCCTGCACAGCAATTGGAagacattcagagagtgatggGAACTCAGATCATACACAATCTCCCCACAAATGAGTTGCTTAAAGAAACGCACAATGAGAAGCAACTTTCAACAGACAAAGGCTCAGTAGTAATTGGCTACGACGCAACTCCAAAAAAGCAACATGCTTTAGATATCCAGGCCATTCGAGCTAAGTGTGTGGAACTACTTTTGCAAGCTCTAACTGGTTCTGAGACAGCTGATGCAACAATGGTTGAAATGTGGCAGAGAATTGCCAAAGAAGTTGAGCAATGTATATATACATTAAACATGAAAAATGATAAAAGGTACAAAGCTTGCATTCGCAGCAAGATTGCAAATTTAAGAAATCCTCAGAATCCCTATTTAAGGCAGAAGATATTATCAGGGGAAGTAACTCCACAGATGTTTGCAGAGATGTCAGTGATGGACATGGCAAGTGAGGAGCTGAAACAACTAAGAGCATTGTACACCACCTCCAGGCTTCAGGACCATCAGCTACCTCATGGTCTGGAAGGAACAAAGACAAGCAAAATCAAATGCAAACGGTGCGAAAAATTTAACTGTACGGTGACAGCAATTGCCAGAGGCACACTTTTTATTCCAGGTTGGGTGTGCAGTGGAAATTCTGATGAACAGATGATGACTTTTGTCATCTGCAATGAATGTGGAGAAAAATGGTATAACAATGGCTGGATTTCTGTTTAG
- the LOC137374107 gene encoding transcription elongation factor A N-terminal and central domain-containing protein isoform X1, whose protein sequence is MLRNPLFMLVFAMNDLKEVIYRAHQIEKLISENSIQEIKYLLNDFEGIPVTPEILQETDLVKAVYRVLKTCPEADTRRKARNLLSVWKKLYRSSGLQEKHQEDSLYATSQEKSEKPNKINEGIVKSGYEVGGTDSVSGNPAQQLEDIQRVMGTQIIHNLPTNELLKETHNEKQLSTDKGSVVIGYDATPKKQHALDIQAIRAKCVELLLQALTGSETADATMVEMWQRIAKEVEQCIYTLNMKNDKRYKACIRSKIANLRNPQNPYLRQKILSGEVTPQMFAEMSVMDMASEELKQLRALYTTSRLQDHQLPHGLEGTKTSKIKCKRCEKFNCTVTAIARGTLFIPGWVCSGNSDEQMMTFVICNECGEKWYNNGWISV, encoded by the exons ATGTTGAGGAATCCACTTTTCATGCTG GTATTTGCAATGAATGATCTGAAAGAGGTGATCTATAGAGCACATCAGATTGAGAAACTCATTTCAGAAAACAGCATCCAGGAGATAAAGTACCTTTTGAATGATTTTGAGGGTATTCCAGTCACCCCTGAAATTCTACAGGAGACTGACCTTGTTAAAGCTGTGTATAGAGTTCTAAAGACTTGCCCTGAAGCAGATACCAGGAGGAAGGCACGGAACCTACTGTCTGTATGGAAGAAGCTTTACAGGAGCAGCGGTTTGCAGGAAAAACATCAAGAAGACAGTCTCTATGCTACCAGCCAAGAAAAGAGTGAGAAGCCTAATAAAATCAATGAAGGGATAGTAAAATCTGGATATGAGGTAGGTGGAACTGATTCTGTGTCTGGAAACCCTGCACAGCAATTGGAagacattcagagagtgatggGAACTCAGATCATACACAATCTCCCCACAAATGAGTTGCTTAAAGAAACGCACAATGAGAAGCAACTTTCAACAGACAAAGGCTCAGTAGTAATTGGCTACGACGCAACTCCAAAAAAGCAACATGCTTTAGATATCCAGGCCATTCGAGCTAAGTGTGTGGAACTACTTTTGCAAGCTCTAACTGGTTCTGAGACAGCTGATGCAACAATGGTTGAAATGTGGCAGAGAATTGCCAAAGAAGTTGAGCAATGTATATATACATTAAACATGAAAAATGATAAAAGGTACAAAGCTTGCATTCGCAGCAAGATTGCAAATTTAAGAAATCCTCAGAATCCCTATTTAAGGCAGAAGATATTATCAGGGGAAGTAACTCCACAGATGTTTGCAGAGATGTCAGTGATGGACATGGCAAGTGAGGAGCTGAAACAACTAAGAGCATTGTACACCACCTCCAGGCTTCAGGACCATCAGCTACCTCATGGTCTGGAAGGAACAAAGACAAGCAAAATCAAATGCAAACGGTGCGAAAAATTTAACTGTACGGTGACAGCAATTGCCAGAGGCACACTTTTTATTCCAGGTTGGGTGTGCAGTGGAAATTCTGATGAACAGATGATGACTTTTGTCATCTGCAATGAATGTGGAGAAAAATGGTATAACAATGGCTGGATTTCTGTTTAG
- the LOC137374107 gene encoding transcription elongation factor A N-terminal and central domain-containing protein isoform X2, whose product MLGSARVFAMNDLKEVIYRAHQIEKLISENSIQEIKYLLNDFEGIPVTPEILQETDLVKAVYRVLKTCPEADTRRKARNLLSVWKKLYRSSGLQEKHQEDSLYATSQEKSEKPNKINEGIVKSGYEVGGTDSVSGNPAQQLEDIQRVMGTQIIHNLPTNELLKETHNEKQLSTDKGSVVIGYDATPKKQHALDIQAIRAKCVELLLQALTGSETADATMVEMWQRIAKEVEQCIYTLNMKNDKRYKACIRSKIANLRNPQNPYLRQKILSGEVTPQMFAEMSVMDMASEELKQLRALYTTSRLQDHQLPHGLEGTKTSKIKCKRCEKFNCTVTAIARGTLFIPGWVCSGNSDEQMMTFVICNECGEKWYNNGWISV is encoded by the exons ATGCTCGGCTCAGCTCGG GTATTTGCAATGAATGATCTGAAAGAGGTGATCTATAGAGCACATCAGATTGAGAAACTCATTTCAGAAAACAGCATCCAGGAGATAAAGTACCTTTTGAATGATTTTGAGGGTATTCCAGTCACCCCTGAAATTCTACAGGAGACTGACCTTGTTAAAGCTGTGTATAGAGTTCTAAAGACTTGCCCTGAAGCAGATACCAGGAGGAAGGCACGGAACCTACTGTCTGTATGGAAGAAGCTTTACAGGAGCAGCGGTTTGCAGGAAAAACATCAAGAAGACAGTCTCTATGCTACCAGCCAAGAAAAGAGTGAGAAGCCTAATAAAATCAATGAAGGGATAGTAAAATCTGGATATGAGGTAGGTGGAACTGATTCTGTGTCTGGAAACCCTGCACAGCAATTGGAagacattcagagagtgatggGAACTCAGATCATACACAATCTCCCCACAAATGAGTTGCTTAAAGAAACGCACAATGAGAAGCAACTTTCAACAGACAAAGGCTCAGTAGTAATTGGCTACGACGCAACTCCAAAAAAGCAACATGCTTTAGATATCCAGGCCATTCGAGCTAAGTGTGTGGAACTACTTTTGCAAGCTCTAACTGGTTCTGAGACAGCTGATGCAACAATGGTTGAAATGTGGCAGAGAATTGCCAAAGAAGTTGAGCAATGTATATATACATTAAACATGAAAAATGATAAAAGGTACAAAGCTTGCATTCGCAGCAAGATTGCAAATTTAAGAAATCCTCAGAATCCCTATTTAAGGCAGAAGATATTATCAGGGGAAGTAACTCCACAGATGTTTGCAGAGATGTCAGTGATGGACATGGCAAGTGAGGAGCTGAAACAACTAAGAGCATTGTACACCACCTCCAGGCTTCAGGACCATCAGCTACCTCATGGTCTGGAAGGAACAAAGACAAGCAAAATCAAATGCAAACGGTGCGAAAAATTTAACTGTACGGTGACAGCAATTGCCAGAGGCACACTTTTTATTCCAGGTTGGGTGTGCAGTGGAAATTCTGATGAACAGATGATGACTTTTGTCATCTGCAATGAATGTGGAGAAAAATGGTATAACAATGGCTGGATTTCTGTTTAG